One part of the Rhizobium rhizogenes genome encodes these proteins:
- a CDS encoding outer membrane protein has protein sequence MLKQSLLALGLLGALSGVAAAADAVSDIPAAPVVNDVAPAFSWDGVYVGASAGYGWNRVKSTTFGVTTEHEFDGGRFSGFAGYNFEVAPSVILGVEGDLGYAWGDKTIVTSEVSAGLNGSARLRAGYAIDRALIYTAAGYTATDSEVKAPFGEDSKVLHGWTVGAGIDYAFTDNLFGRVEYRYNDFGKATYHTGPITSTGDVSEHVVKVGLGVKF, from the coding sequence ATGTTGAAACAATCTCTTCTCGCGCTCGGCCTGCTCGGCGCCCTCTCCGGCGTGGCTGCCGCCGCCGACGCCGTCAGCGACATTCCGGCCGCGCCCGTCGTCAACGACGTTGCGCCCGCCTTTTCCTGGGATGGTGTTTATGTCGGCGCTTCCGCGGGTTACGGCTGGAACCGGGTTAAGTCGACCACTTTCGGCGTCACCACGGAACATGAATTTGACGGCGGCCGTTTTTCCGGTTTCGCGGGCTATAATTTCGAAGTTGCCCCCTCCGTCATTCTCGGTGTCGAGGGCGATCTCGGTTACGCCTGGGGCGACAAGACCATCGTCACCAGCGAGGTTTCCGCAGGTCTGAACGGCTCCGCACGCCTGCGCGCCGGTTACGCCATCGACCGTGCGCTGATCTATACCGCCGCCGGCTACACCGCGACGGACAGCGAAGTCAAAGCGCCGTTCGGCGAGGACAGCAAGGTCCTGCACGGCTGGACGGTTGGCGCTGGTATCGATTATGCCTTCACCGACAACCTGTTCGGACGCGTCGAATATCGCTACAACGACTTCGGCAAGGCAACCTACCATACCGGTCCCATCACTTCGACCGGCGATGTCAGCGAACACGTCGTCAAGGTCGGTCTTGGCGTGAAATTCTGA
- a CDS encoding GTP-binding protein: MTETAIAKPIPVTVLTGYLGAGKTTLLNRILSENHGKKYAVIVNEFGEIGIDNDLIVESDEEIYEMNNGCVCCTVRGDLIRVVEGLMRRPGRFDGIIVETTGLADPVPVAQTFFMDDDVRAKTELDAVVALVDAKHLPLRLKDSREAEDQIAFADVVVVNKTDLVSPEEVARIEDIVRAINPSARIYKTTRSGVDLARVLDQGAFNLERALENDPHFLEHGHEDHVCGPDCDHNHDHGHHHDHDHGHHHHDHDHGHDHGHDHHHHGAVSPIHDVTVQSVSLRGGEMNPERFFPWIQKVTQTDGPNILRLKGIIAFKGDAERYVVQGVHMIIEGDHQRPWKEDEKRESRLVFIGRELDREKLEKSFNACLATA, translated from the coding sequence ATGACCGAAACAGCTATAGCCAAGCCCATTCCAGTCACCGTCCTGACGGGGTATCTCGGCGCAGGCAAAACGACGCTTCTCAACCGCATTCTCTCCGAGAACCACGGCAAGAAATACGCTGTCATCGTCAATGAATTCGGCGAGATCGGCATCGACAACGATCTGATCGTCGAGTCCGATGAAGAAATCTACGAAATGAACAATGGCTGCGTGTGCTGCACGGTGCGCGGCGACCTGATCCGCGTCGTGGAAGGCCTGATGCGCCGTCCCGGCCGTTTCGACGGCATCATCGTCGAGACGACAGGTCTTGCCGATCCCGTTCCCGTCGCCCAGACCTTCTTCATGGATGACGACGTGCGCGCCAAGACCGAGCTTGACGCCGTCGTTGCCCTCGTTGACGCCAAGCACCTGCCGCTGCGCCTGAAGGACAGCCGCGAGGCCGAAGACCAGATCGCCTTTGCCGATGTGGTCGTCGTCAACAAGACCGATCTCGTTTCGCCGGAGGAAGTCGCCCGCATCGAGGATATCGTGCGCGCCATCAATCCATCCGCCCGCATCTACAAGACCACCCGCTCGGGCGTCGATCTCGCCCGGGTTCTCGATCAAGGCGCCTTCAATCTGGAACGCGCGCTGGAAAACGATCCGCATTTCCTCGAACACGGCCATGAGGATCATGTCTGCGGCCCCGATTGCGACCACAATCACGATCACGGCCATCATCATGACCACGATCACGGGCATCATCATCACGATCATGACCATGGGCACGACCATGGCCACGATCACCACCACCATGGCGCGGTTTCGCCGATCCATGACGTGACGGTGCAGTCGGTCTCGCTGCGCGGCGGCGAGATGAACCCCGAGCGGTTCTTCCCGTGGATCCAGAAGGTCACCCAGACCGACGGCCCGAACATTCTGCGCCTCAAGGGCATCATCGCCTTCAAGGGCGATGCGGAACGTTACGTGGTGCAGGGCGTGCACATGATCATCGAGGGCGACCACCAGCGCCCGTGGAAGGAAGACGAAAAACGCGAAAGCCGCCTCGTCTTCATCGGCCGCGAACTGGACCGCGAGAAGCTGGAAAAGAGCTTCAACGCCTGCCTCGCGACGGCCTGA
- a CDS encoding WD40 repeat domain-containing protein, translating into MPTVAPLDIEGHVVSTHFLGDIPLFATAAGTIHRLDGGEKVTEAHEGLLTCVRDPYSATLLSGGEDGRVLRIGHDGSISEIANVPRKWVGVVAGGPQKAVAYGVGKSSFVRLSDGTVKEFKEERTVEAIAFAPKGLRIAVARYNGVTLHWVATAGDPVDLEWKGAHTGVTFSPDGKFLVTTMQENALHGWKMEATKGGMEARHMRMTGYPAKVKSVSWSAKGKWLASSGAPAAIVWPFAGKDGPMGKAPEELGSRANIMVTNVAFHPVEDVLAIGFIDGMILGVRLADGKEALLRRPGKGAITGMDWSATGKLLAFASEAGDCGIIDISA; encoded by the coding sequence ATGCCGACTGTTGCCCCGCTTGATATCGAAGGCCACGTGGTCTCGACCCATTTTCTCGGCGACATTCCCCTGTTTGCCACCGCCGCCGGCACCATTCACCGGCTGGATGGCGGCGAGAAGGTGACCGAGGCGCATGAGGGGCTTCTGACCTGCGTGCGCGATCCCTATAGCGCCACCCTGCTTTCCGGCGGTGAAGACGGCCGTGTGCTGCGCATCGGCCATGACGGCAGCATCAGCGAAATCGCCAATGTGCCGCGCAAATGGGTGGGCGTCGTGGCCGGCGGGCCGCAGAAGGCTGTCGCTTATGGCGTCGGCAAGTCCAGTTTCGTCCGGCTGTCGGACGGCACGGTCAAGGAATTCAAGGAAGAGCGCACGGTGGAGGCGATCGCCTTTGCGCCCAAGGGCCTGCGCATTGCCGTTGCCCGTTATAACGGCGTGACGCTGCATTGGGTGGCAACCGCGGGCGATCCGGTCGATCTGGAATGGAAGGGCGCGCATACCGGCGTCACCTTCTCGCCCGATGGCAAGTTCCTCGTCACCACCATGCAGGAAAACGCCCTGCACGGCTGGAAGATGGAAGCCACCAAGGGCGGCATGGAAGCGCGCCACATGCGCATGACGGGTTACCCCGCCAAGGTCAAATCCGTGTCCTGGTCGGCAAAGGGCAAATGGCTCGCCTCCTCCGGCGCGCCGGCCGCCATTGTCTGGCCGTTTGCCGGCAAGGACGGCCCGATGGGCAAGGCCCCGGAAGAACTCGGCAGCCGCGCCAACATCATGGTCACCAATGTCGCCTTCCATCCCGTGGAAGATGTGCTCGCCATCGGCTTCATCGACGGCATGATCCTCGGCGTAAGGCTCGCGGACGGCAAGGAAGCCCTGCTGCGCCGCCCCGGCAAGGGCGCCATTACCGGCATGGACTGGAGCGCCACCGGCAAGCTGCTCGCCTTCGCGTCGGAAGCGGGGGATTGCGGGATCATCGATATTTCGGCTTGA
- a CDS encoding MFS transporter: MLQKSTSPGAFDRQAYMIALLVFIAGSTNAAVVPFIGFYIIQVLGHPPATVGFYSVTAALASIAASRIYGERVDAGVRVRPLLILSVCGAFVAAAAASFGHLALLVAITATGMGLSNAASTLIFSYGRYHGRVQALDTASYNAFLRTMVSLAWMLIPAAAYLIFDLAGAKAVFANAMLMAVIWGGLALAVVPRDQTSPMERRAENDGDARRNLPLLLAAAASFCMSFAHALCASALPIFLVREVGLPDYVPGLSLSVKCAMEVLFILLAPRMMRRFSARLLLGVSAVMAIVAFNVIASVTTLPAMIAGAALEGAYYGLCAGTCLTFVQGFARGRTARATALYMNSIFLAALFAVPLMGFVSQYASFGTSIRLASVGAGAALLLLFLTRRQVGE, translated from the coding sequence ATGCTACAGAAAAGCACGTCGCCGGGCGCGTTCGATCGTCAGGCCTATATGATCGCCCTGCTGGTTTTTATTGCCGGCAGCACCAATGCGGCCGTTGTGCCGTTTATCGGTTTCTACATCATCCAGGTGCTCGGCCATCCGCCGGCCACGGTCGGGTTTTACAGCGTGACGGCGGCGCTGGCCTCGATTGCCGCCAGCCGCATTTATGGTGAGCGTGTCGATGCCGGGGTGCGGGTGAGGCCGCTGTTGATACTTTCCGTGTGCGGCGCTTTTGTCGCGGCCGCAGCGGCGAGTTTCGGGCATCTGGCGCTGCTGGTGGCGATAACGGCGACCGGCATGGGGCTTTCCAACGCCGCCAGCACGCTCATCTTCAGTTACGGCCGTTATCATGGCCGGGTGCAGGCGCTGGATACGGCCTCCTATAACGCCTTCCTGCGCACGATGGTGTCGCTGGCATGGATGCTGATTCCCGCCGCCGCCTATCTGATCTTCGACCTTGCCGGCGCGAAGGCCGTTTTCGCGAATGCCATGCTGATGGCGGTCATCTGGGGCGGGCTTGCCCTTGCGGTGGTGCCGCGAGACCAGACCAGCCCGATGGAGCGGCGGGCGGAAAACGACGGCGACGCGCGGCGCAACCTGCCGCTGCTTCTGGCGGCTGCGGCCAGCTTCTGCATGTCTTTCGCCCATGCCCTGTGCGCCTCGGCGCTACCGATATTTCTGGTGCGCGAGGTCGGCCTGCCGGATTACGTGCCGGGCCTGTCGCTCAGTGTCAAATGCGCCATGGAGGTTCTGTTCATCCTGCTTGCGCCGCGAATGATGCGCCGCTTCAGTGCCCGCCTGCTTCTTGGCGTTTCGGCGGTGATGGCCATCGTCGCCTTCAACGTCATCGCCTCGGTCACCACATTGCCGGCCATGATCGCGGGTGCGGCGCTGGAAGGTGCCTATTACGGGCTTTGCGCCGGCACCTGCCTCACCTTCGTGCAGGGTTTCGCACGCGGCCGCACCGCCCGGGCGACGGCGCTCTACATGAATTCCATCTTCCTCGCGGCGCTTTTTGCGGTGCCGCTGATGGGGTTCGTGTCGCAATATGCAAGTTTCGGCACCTCGATCCGGCTTGCTTCGGTCGGTGCCGGCGCGGCGCTGCTGCTCTTGTTCCTGACGCGGCGGCAGGTGGGGGAGTAG